A genomic stretch from Theobroma cacao cultivar B97-61/B2 chromosome 4, Criollo_cocoa_genome_V2, whole genome shotgun sequence includes:
- the LOC18602456 gene encoding protein STRICTOSIDINE SYNTHASE-LIKE 13, whose protein sequence is MEKEGQNKDGTFLQHPFFLIIVLAFGFVMMDPFQLGPVGGLQFRPVKHDIAPYKEVMGSWPRDNKSRLGDGKLEFVDEVYGPESLEFDSLGRGPYAGLADGRIVRWMGEDIGWETFAIVTSNWSEKLCARGADSTTAKQWKHEKWCGRPLGLRFNKESGDLYIADAHYGLLRVGPDGGLATPLATHVEGKRILFANDLDIHRNGSIFFTDTSKKYNRVNHFFILLEGEATGRLLRYDPPTKTTHIVLDGLAFPNGVQFSMDQAFLVFTETTNCRLMKYWLEGPKTGTVELVAHLPGFPDNVRINDKGQFWVAIDCCRTPAQEVLTHNPWMRSLYFRLPFRMSVLARIIGMRMYTVISLFNEKGEILEVLEDPRGVVMKLVSEVREIQGKLWIGTVAHNHIATLPYP, encoded by the exons ATGGAGAAGGAAGGCCAAAACAAAGATGGGACTTTTTTGCAGCACCCATTTTTCCTTATCATTGTTCTGGCTTTTGGTTTTGTTATGATGGATCCTTTTCAACTAGGTCCCGTCGGAGGCCTTCAATTCAGGCCAGTGAAGCATGACATCGCACCATACAAGGAAGTCATGGGTAGTTGGCCTAGAGACAACAAAAGCCGGTTAGGAGATGGCAAACTGGAGTTTGTGGATGAGGTTTATGGCCCTGAGTCATTAGAGTTTGACAGCTTAGGGCGTGGCCCTTATGCTGGATTAGCTGATGGGCGCATTGTTAGATGGATGGGTGAGGATATTGGATGGGAGACATTCGCCATTGTAACATCAAACTG GTCAGAGAAGCTATGCGCTAGAGGAGCTGACTCAACTACAGCTAAGCAGTGGAAACATGAGAAATGGTGTGGCCGCCCTCTTGGCTTAAGGTTCAACAAAGAAAGCGGAGATTTGTACATTGCTGATGCCCACTACGGATTGCTCAGGGTTGGACCTGACGGAGGACTTGCCACACCTTTGGCAACTCATGTGGAAGGGAAGCGAATACTCTTTGCAAATGACCTGGACATCCATAGAAATGGTTCCATCTTTTTCACAGATACTAGCAAAAAGTACAATAGAGT GAAtcatttcttcattttgttaGAAGGAGAAGCAACTGGGAGGCTTCTCAGATATGATCCTCCTACTAAGACAACTCATATAGTTTTGGATGGTTTGGCTTTTCCAAATGGAGTGCAATTTTCTATGGACCAAGCTTTCCTCGTTTTCACTGAGACTACCAATTGCAG GCTAATGAAATACTGGCTAGAAGGTCCAAAAACTGGGACTGTGGAACTTGTGGCTCATCTACCTGGTTTTCCAGACAATGTAAGAATAAATGACAAAGGCCAATTCTGGGTAGCAATAGACTGTTGCCGCACTCCAGCACAAGAAGTTCTCACCCACAATCCATGGATGAGGAGCCTCTACTTTAGGTTACCTTTTAGAATGAGTGTCTTAGCCAGAATAATAGGGATGAGGATGTACACCGTTATCTCACTGTTCAATGAGAAGGGAGAAATTCTGGAAGTTCTTGAGGATCCAAGGGGTGTGGTTATGAAGCTAGTCAGTGAAGTTAGAGAAATACAAGGGAAGCTATGGATTGGAACTGTGGCTCATAATCACATCGCTACCCTTCCTTACCCTTGA
- the LOC18602457 gene encoding protein ENHANCED DISEASE RESISTANCE 2-like: MASAEGSNDPEWVERVRSEGAVPLLEPDNCPNGWACPPGDNFMVRGPEYLSTKIKVPGGKYLLKSLGFDWVKTSTKLGGVLSHHNNRVRKVVDDAFPTGDKPFIWAFNLQLPTKDNYSAIAYFVATEPIPEGSLMDQFLKGDDAFRNSRLKLIANIVEGPWIVRKAVGEQAICIIGRALSCKYCISENFLEVDIDIGSSMVASAIVRLAFGYITTLTVDLAFLIESQTESELPEQLLGAVRFSELNPDSAQLIELSTGGSSGNTQASLPTRLWKSFEQGFSHLLHPGAQESDSISTSTHVNGTAGRDDSDGDHKK, translated from the exons ATGGCTAGTGCTGAAGGAAGCAATGATCCTGAATGGGTAGAGAGAGTGAGATCAGAGGGAGCTGTTCCACTACTTGAACCAGATAACTGTCCAAATGGTTGGGCATGTCCACCTGGGGATAACTTCATGGTAAGGGGTCCAGAGTACTTGTCCACGAAGATTAAAGTCCCTGGTGGTAAATATCTTCTAAAGTCTCTTGGCTTTGACTGGGTTAAAACTTCCACAAAGCTAGGGGGGGTCTTGAGCCATCATAACAACCGTGTTAGGAAAGTTGTTGATGATGCCTTTCCAACAGGTGATAAGCCTTTCATCTGGGCATTCAATCTTCAGCTCCCAACTAAGGATAACTATAGCGCTATAGCTTATTTTGTAGCCACAGAGCCTATTCCGGAGGGTTCTTTGATGGACCAGTTCTTGAAAGGTGATGATGCCTTTAGAAATTCAAGGCTTAAATTGATTGCAAACATTGTCGAAGGCCCATGGATTGTAAGAAAAGCAGTTGGAGAGCAGGCAATATGCATCATTGGACGTGCCCTTTCTTGCAAGTATTGTATATCTGAGAATTTTTTGGAAGTTGATATTGATATTGGATCTTCCATGGTTGCAAGTGCAATTGTTCGTCTGGCATTTGGGTACATCACAACGCTGACAGTTGACTTGGCTTTTCTTATTGAGAGTCAAACTGAATCAGAGCTTCCCGAACAACTCTTAGGAGCTGTACGGTTCTCCGAACTGAACCCTGATTCAGCTCAGTTGATTGAGCTGTCAACAGGTGGGAGCAGTGGGAATACGCAGGCATCACTGCCAACTCGCTTATGGAAGTCATTTGAACAGGGattttctcatcttcttcatccaGGTGCCCAAGAAAGTGATTCGATCTCGACTTCAACCCATGTTAATGGCACTGCTGGTCGTGATGACAGTGATGGAGATCATAAGAAATG A
- the LOC18602458 gene encoding RHOMBOID-like protein 13, translated as MGRPLFYEILEKPATSCIIGICSVIWFYIQKKNIGYHHVGLSYETAVEGHHWRIITSAFSHISVIHLVFNMSALWSLGIVEQLGHLGLGVAYYLQYTLVLVVLSGLVVLGMYHFLIQRFKIEYFRRVTAVGYSCVVFGWMTILSVKQPSSKLDLFGFLSLPISFAPFESLIFTSIIVPQASFLGHLSGIIVGYAIAWGLIHGMTNYWAVSMLGWVAVVFVFSLKRSGAYDFNFLEIESVTDPSLPSLRFIGNGRTLQMSTIPVEGVEIV; from the coding sequence ATGGGGAGGCCATTATTTTATGAGATATTGGAGAAACCAGCGACAAGTTGTATAATAGGAATATGTAGTGTAATATGGTTTTACATACAGAAGAAAAACATCGGTTATCATCATGTGGGTTTAAGTTATGAAACCGCAGTCGAAGGGCACCATTGGAGGATAATTACTTCAGCTTTTTCACATATCAGTGTTATTCACCTTGTTTTCAATATGAGCGCCCTTTGGAGTCTTGGGATTGTGGAGCAATTAGGGCATTTGGGTCTTGGAGTGGCGTATTATCTTCAGTATACTCTTGTTTTGGTTGTATTATCGGGTCTGGTTGTGTTGGGAATGTACCATTTCTTAATTCAGCGATTTAAGATTGAGTATTTCCGGCGAGTGACAGCTGTTGGGTATTCTTGTGTTGTTTTTGGGTGGATGACAATTTTGTCTGTGAAGCAACCTTCATCAAAGTTGGATCTTTTTGGATTTCTTTCACTTCCTATTAGTTTTGCACCTTTTGAGTCATTGATTTTCACTTCAATCATTGTTCCGCAAGCTAGTTTTCTTGGACATTTATCTGGAATTATTGTTGGGTATGCTATAGCTTGGGGTTTGATTCATGGGATGACTAACTATTGGGCAGTTTCCATGCTGGGATGGGTTGCAGTTGTTTTTGTATTCAGTTTGAAGCGTTCTGGTGCATatgatttcaattttctcGAGATTGAATCTGTTACAGATCCTTCATTGCCTTCTCTTCGGTTTATTGGAAATGGTAGAACCTTGCAGATGAGTACAATTCcagttgaaggagttgaaattGTTTAG
- the LOC18602460 gene encoding auxin-induced protein X15: MIDTMHSASKISWFVRRIGRSKSKKYYRRLEEEGEVGKAAPLEAREGYVAMYVGEEAKRYEVPIKYLSLPTFKELLMQSQEDYLDAKIGGPILISCTIENFDQLLKNAKHLQLDPRCSSSSVD; encoded by the coding sequence ATGATTGATACCATGCATTCAGCATCGAAAATCAGTTGGTTTGTGAGAAGAATAGGGCGAAGCAAGTCCAAGAAGTACTACAGGCGGCTGGAGGAGGAGGGTGAGGTTGGGAAAGCAGCCCCACTTGAAGCTCGAGAAGGTTACGTAGCCATGTACGTGGGCGAGGAGGCGAAGAGGTACGAAGTCCCGATCAAGTATCTTTCTCTTCCAACGTTCAAGGAACTGCTGATGCAATCGCAAGAAGACTATCTTGATGCCAAGATCGGTGGACCGATCCTTATTTCATGCACCATTGAGAACTTCGATCAACTGTTGAAGAATGCCAAGCACTTGCAGTTGGATCCAAGATGTTCTTCGAGTTCGGTTGACTAA
- the LOC18602462 gene encoding acetolactate synthase 2, chloroplastic yields MAAAAANTTFPKPSPLSSSFKSSTRHPKSTLPFSTTSQKLTPSRSLLISCALSRSSSKPGSAADIVTPTSAPSHEFASRYAPDEPRKGADILVEALEREGVKDVFAYPGGASLEIHQALTRSQIIRNVLPRHEQGGVFAAEGYARSSGLPGVCIATSGPGATNLVSGLADAMLDSIPLVAITGQVPRRMIGTDAFQETPIVEVTRSITKHNYLVLDVDDIPRIVSEAFFLATSGRPGPVLIDVPKDIQQQLAVPNWNQPIRLPGYMSRLPKAPEEAHLEQIVRLVSESKKPVLYVGGGCLNSSKELGRFVELTGIPVASTLMGLGTFPSSDELSLQMLGMHGTVYANYAVDKSDLLLAFGVRFDDRVTGKLEAFASRAKIVHIDIDSAEIGKNKQPHVSVCSDVKLALKGINKILESKGAKLKLDYSAWRQELDEQKLKYPLSYKTFGEAIPPQYAIQVLDELTNGNAIISTGVGQHQMWAAQFYKYKKPRQWLTSGGLGAMGFGLPAAIGAAVANPGAVVVDIDGDGSFIMNVQELATIRVENLPIKILLLNNQHLGMVVQWEDRFYKANRAHTYLGDPSNESEIFPNMLKFAEACGIPAARVTRKEDLRAAIQKMLDTPGPYLLDVIVPHQEHVLPMIPSGGAFKDMITEGDGRTQY; encoded by the coding sequence ATGGCGGCTGCCGCTGCGAACACCACTTTCCCTAAACCTTCTCCTCTATCTTCTTCCTTCAAATCTTCAACACGCCATCCCAAATCCACCCTTCCCTTCTCTACAACCTCTCAAAAGCTCACTCCTTCCCGTTCCCTCCTCATTTCCTGCGCTCTCTCTCGGTCAAGTTCCAAGCCCGGATCCGCCGCCGACATTGTCACTCCAACTAGTGCCCCTTCCCATGAATTCGCTTCCCGTTATGCCCCTGATGAGCCCCGAAAAGGCGCTGATATCCTCGTGGAAGCCCTGGAGCGTGAAGGGGTCAAGGACGTGTTTGCTTATCCAGGCGGAGCTTCCTTGGAGATTCACCAGGCTTTAACCCGGTCCCAAATTATCAGAAATGTCCTTCCGCGACACGAACAAGGCGGGGTCTTTGCTGCGGAGGGCTACGCGCGCTCATCCGGCCTTCCTGGCGTTTGCATTGCAACTTCTGGGCCTGGGGCAACCAACTTGGTCAGTGGCCTTGCTGATGCGATGCTTGATAGCATCCCTCTGGTGGCGATCACAGGTCAGGTCCCTCGTAGAATGATCGGTACAGATGCTTTCCAAGAAACTCCTATTGTTGAGGTAACAAGGTCTATTACAAAGCATAATTATCTTGTTCTTGATGTGGATGATATTCCTAGGATTGTTAGTGAGGCTTTCTTTTTAGCTACCTCGGGCAGGCCGGGTCCCGTTTTGATTGATGTACCTAAGGATATACAACAGCAGCTTGCTGTTCCTAACTGGAACCAGCCTATTAGATTGCCAGGGTATATGTCTAGGTTGCCTAAGGCTCCCGAAGAGGCTCATTTGGAGCAGATTGTGAGGTTGGTTTCCGAGTCTAAGAAGCCGGTGTTGTATGTTGGTGGTGGATGTTTGAACTCCAGTAAGGAGTTGGGGAGGTTTGTTGAGCTTACAGGCATACCGGTTGCAAGTACTTTGATGGGTCTTGGAACGTTTCCCAGCTCAGATGAGTTGTCATTACAAATGCTTGGGATGCATGGAACTGTCTATGCTAATTATGCTGTGGATAAGAGTGATTTGTTGCTTGCCTTTGGAGTGAGGTTTGATGATCGGGTGACAGGAAAACTTGAGGCTTTTGCCAGCCGGGCCAAGATTGTGCATATTGACATTGATTCAGCTGAGATTGGGAAGAATAAGCAGCCTCATGTGTCGGTTTGTTCAGATGTGAAATTGGCATTGAAGGGGATAAACAAGATATTGGAGAGTAAGGGAGCTAAGCTTAAACTTGATTATTCAGCTTGGAGGCAGGAGTTAGATGAGCAGAAGCTGAAATATCCATTGAGTTACAAGACCTTTGGAGAAGCTATTCCACCTCAATACGCAATTCAGGTTCTTGATGAGTTAACCAATGGGAATGCAATTATAAGTACCGGCGTTGGTCAGCATCAGATGTGGGCTGCACAGTTTTACAAGTATAAGAAGCCTCGGCAATGGTTGACATCAGGGGGATTGGGAGCTATGGGATTTGGATTGCCTGCTGCCATTGGAGCTGCTGTTGCGAATCCCGGGGCTGTTGTTGTAGACATTGATGGCGACGGAAGTTTTATCATGAATGTCCAAGAGTTGGCGACTATTCGTGTGGAAAACCTTCCCATTAAGATATTATTGTTAAATAATCAGCATTTAGGCATGGTTGTTCAGTGGGAGGATCGATTTTATAAAGCCAACAGGGCTCATACATATTTAGGTGACCCATCCAATGAGTCTGAAATATTCCCAAATATGTTGAAATTTGCTGAAGCTTGTGGAATACCTGCTGCCCGTGTGACAAGGAAGGAAGATCTCAGAGCAGCAATTCAAAAAATGTTGGACACTCCTGGACCTTACTTGTTAGATGTAATTGTCCCCCATCAAGAGCATGTCCTGCCTATGATCCCCAGTGGAGGGGCTTTTAAAGATATGATCACagagggtgatggaagaacacAATATTGA